The following proteins come from a genomic window of Amphiura filiformis chromosome 16, Afil_fr2py, whole genome shotgun sequence:
- the LOC140135808 gene encoding uncharacterized protein, translating into MSTERVEVYKSPHHVNKILQCLYEQRNSAHNMCDMMLIAADQTVPVHRAVVAAASPFIRSLLIDSVTEGIYSSVMLLSEYISITSKVLKSLVGYIYTGCVELCDDNVNSIMEAADTLQMEELKQFCKDYKELHPSLKTVPEEKASISSPLGDEHDDHCKPSPLWNKPSKPSPLWNERRKPFSCKYCAQPFSQLDVYKRHCNSHEKIYRKHWVKKMSSLHSEPRKSERRPIRYCLRDRTKLKVNTRTEDVMNLSDDEGSDLCSDSDFVIDESKYQKQCNTNESDSGNDDDFVSDKRSRNQEKRSKRHSRYNCPKGCGQSFNRKETLSRHLKTRCQLKYSGRKGSYKCNMCQEIFKLKSQVLRHSQCHKPWKCKICSKSFRAQENLTRHQEVHKMGQYKCPICPMKFENFGYIRMHLRGHLSATCGQCNQPFKSKEELQAHIKDAHSPFQCPTCGKKNTCASQLAVHLNVHRNDRPYKCGKCGKGFKQKFTFLSHERQAHTKKMHRCDTCNKTFRWKGCLRIHIRQHTGERPFKCAKCGEGFLYKYKLEKHEKIHMGGGVESVDKRRRKRKKAAPAKKAAPAKISASKKLRKPQYKCDHCKASFFEENNLTDHLRTDHMIQTMPKSLLGSNFFLDDW; encoded by the exons ATGAGCACAGAAAGAGTAGAAGTGTACAAGTCACCTCATCATGTCAACAAGATATTACAGTGTTTATATGAACAGAGGAATAGTGCACATAATATGTGTGATATGATGCTGATTGCAGCGGATCAAACCGTTCCAGTACACAGGGCTGTGGTAGCTGCTGCTTCACCATTTATAAG ATCTCTACTAATTGATAGTGTGACTGAAGGCATCTATTCCTCCGTGATGTTGCTATCAGAGTACATCTCCATCACAAGTAAGGTATTGAAGTCGCTAGTTGGTTACATCTACACAGGATGTGTAGAATTATGTGATGACAATGTCAACAGTATAATGGAAGCAGCTGACACTCTGCAGATGGAAGaactaaaacaattttgtaagGATTATAAAG AATTACATCCTTCTCTCAAAACAGTGCCTGAAGAAAAGGCATCCATATCCTCACCACTAGGGGATGAACATGATGACCACTGCAAACCCTCACCATTATGGAACAAACCCAGCAAACCCTCACCTCTATGGAATGAACGCAGAAAGCCTTTTTCATGTAAATATTGCGCACAACCATTCTCTCAACTTGATGTGTACAAAAGACATTGTAACAGTCATGAAAAAATTTATCGCAAACATTGGGTGAAGAAAATGTCGTCTTTGCACAGTGAGCCTCGAAAATCGGAAAGACGGCCAATTAGGTATTGCTTGAGAGACAGGACCAAGCTTAAGGTGAACACAAGGACAGAGGATGTTATGAATCTTTCAGATGATGAAGGGAGTGATTTATGCAGTGACAGTGATTTCGTTATTGACGAaagtaaatatcaaaaacaatgtAATACAAATGAGAGTGATTCAGGCAATGACGATGATTTTGTTAGTGACAAAAGAAGTCGAAATCAAGAAAAACGCAGTAAAAGGCACAGCAGGTATAATTGTCCAAAAGGCTGTGGACAGTCTTTTAACCGAAAGGAAACTTTGAGTCGTCATTTGAAGACAAGATGTCAACTGAAATACTCTGGTCGTAAAGGATCATATAAATGTAACATGTGCCAGGAAATATTCAAATTAAAGTCCCAAGTACTAAGACATTCCCAATGCCACAAACCCTGGAAATGCAAAATTTGTAGTAAGTCCTTCAGAGCTCAAGAAAACCTCACTCGTCATCAAGAGGTGCACAAAATGGGACAATATAAGTGTCCGATCTGCCCCATGAAATTTGAGAACTTCGGTTACATACGTATGCATCTTCGTGGACATTTGAGCGCCACCTGTGGTCAGTGCAATCAACCATTTAAATCAAAGGAAGAGTTGCAAGCGCACATAAAAGATGCGCATTCACCTTTTCAGTGTCCTACTTGCGGCAAAAAAAATACGTGTGCGAGTCAGCTCGCGGTTCATTTAAACGTACATCGCAATGACAGGCCGTACAAATGCGGTAAGTGTGGTAAAGGGTTTAAGCAAAAGTTTACTTTTCTTTCTCACGAGAGGCAAGCGCACACAAAAAAGATGCACAGGTGTGATACATGCAATAAGACATTTCGGTGGAAAGGGTGCTTAAGAATTCATATCCGTCAACACACAGGAGAGAGGCCTTTCAAGTGTGCTAAATGTGGAGAGGGATTCTTATATAAATACAaacttgaaaaacatgaaaaaatccATATGGGAGGAGGAGTAGAAAGTGTTGATAAGCGTCGTAGAAAGCGTAAAAAAGCAGCACCAGCGAAAAAAGCAGCACCAGCGAAAATCAGTGCTAGTAAAAAATTACGGAAACCACAATATAAATGTGATCATTGCAAGGCCTCTTTctttgaagaaaataatttgaCGGATCATTTGAGGACGGATCACATGATACAAACAATGCCCAAGTCTCTGTTGGGTAGCAATTTCTTTCTTGATGATTGGTAA